One Ananas comosus cultivar F153 unplaced genomic scaffold, ASM154086v1, whole genome shotgun sequence DNA window includes the following coding sequences:
- the LOC109704677 gene encoding ultraviolet-B receptor UVR8-like isoform X1: MLFLMTNVFGVFNSFCSDEGHLFMCGDNSFGQLGTGDNQSYNLPVEVLFFASKHVEQIACGMRHTLALVTGDLVYGFGSARHGQIGNSVSKPQKSCNLPEVIQGFGSCKIVGLFANGDHSAALTANGELYIWGRGFSGASNDLHPRLLHSSLRISQVALGWHHAIVLADGEVYMLGGYRHWAASGSHVVNPVRHQSVPSAPCAAVSDVRTLEKVSCLDGERVVQIAAGAEHSALLTERGKIMTWGWGEHGQLGLGNTDDQTFPQIVNIPNRRSFASTLGIYCECRIQRDKRCRLYF; the protein is encoded by the exons ATGTTGTTTCTCATGACAAACGTGTTTGGTGTTTTCAATTCTTTCTGCTCAGATGAAGGCCACCTGTTTATGTGTGGAGATAATTCATTTGGTCAGCTTGGGACAGGAGATAATCAGTCATATAACCTCCCTGTTGAAGTATTATTCTTCGCTTCAAAGCATGTTGAACAGATAGCATGTGGGATGCGACACACTCTTGCCTTGGTCACTG GTGATTTAGTCTATGGGTTTGGTTCTGCTAGACATGGGCAAATTGGCAATTCTGTGTCTAAGCCTCAAAAATCATGTAATCTTCCTGAAGTAATTCAAGGATTTGGGAGCTGCAAAATAGTGGGTCTTTTCGCCAATGGAGATCACAGTGCTGCATTGACTG CTAATGGAGAGTTATACATCTGGGGAAGAGGATTCAGTGGGGCTTCCAATGACCTTCACCCTCGTCTTCTGCATTCATCCTTGAGGATTTCTCAAGTTGCATTGGGATGGCATCATGCCATAGTACTAGCTG ATGGTGAAGTATATATGCTTGGTGGATACCGTCATTGGGCAGCAAGTGGTTCCCATGTAGTGAATCCTGTGCGGCATCAATCAGTTCCATCTGCTCCATGTGCTGCTGTCTCAGATG TGCGGACGCTAGAGAAGGTATCTTGTCTTGATGGGGAGCGAGTAGTGCAAATTGCTGCAGGCGCTGAGCATTCTGCCCTACTAACAG AGCGAGGAAAGATCATGACATGGGGCTGGGGGGAGCATGGCCAGCTTGGTTTGGGAAACACGGACGATCAGACATTTCCACAAATAGTCAACATACCCAACAGGAGATCTTTTGCTTCTACTCTAGGCATATATTGTG
- the LOC109704677 gene encoding ultraviolet-B receptor UVR8-like isoform X3: MLFLMTNVFGVFNSFCSDEGHLFMCGDNSFGQLGTGDNQSYNLPVEVLFFASKHVEQIACGMRHTLALVTGDLVYGFGSARHGQIGNSVSKPQKSCNLPEVIQGFGSCKIVGLFANGDHSAALTANGELYIWGRGFSGASNDLHPRLLHSSLRISQVALGWHHAIVLADGEVYMLGGYRHWAASGSHVVNPVRHQSVPSAPCAAVSDVRTLEKVSCLDGERVVQIAAGAEHSALLTERGKIMTWGWGEHGQLGLGNTDDQTFPQIVNIPNRRSFASTLGIYCEEDAW; the protein is encoded by the exons ATGTTGTTTCTCATGACAAACGTGTTTGGTGTTTTCAATTCTTTCTGCTCAGATGAAGGCCACCTGTTTATGTGTGGAGATAATTCATTTGGTCAGCTTGGGACAGGAGATAATCAGTCATATAACCTCCCTGTTGAAGTATTATTCTTCGCTTCAAAGCATGTTGAACAGATAGCATGTGGGATGCGACACACTCTTGCCTTGGTCACTG GTGATTTAGTCTATGGGTTTGGTTCTGCTAGACATGGGCAAATTGGCAATTCTGTGTCTAAGCCTCAAAAATCATGTAATCTTCCTGAAGTAATTCAAGGATTTGGGAGCTGCAAAATAGTGGGTCTTTTCGCCAATGGAGATCACAGTGCTGCATTGACTG CTAATGGAGAGTTATACATCTGGGGAAGAGGATTCAGTGGGGCTTCCAATGACCTTCACCCTCGTCTTCTGCATTCATCCTTGAGGATTTCTCAAGTTGCATTGGGATGGCATCATGCCATAGTACTAGCTG ATGGTGAAGTATATATGCTTGGTGGATACCGTCATTGGGCAGCAAGTGGTTCCCATGTAGTGAATCCTGTGCGGCATCAATCAGTTCCATCTGCTCCATGTGCTGCTGTCTCAGATG TGCGGACGCTAGAGAAGGTATCTTGTCTTGATGGGGAGCGAGTAGTGCAAATTGCTGCAGGCGCTGAGCATTCTGCCCTACTAACAG AGCGAGGAAAGATCATGACATGGGGCTGGGGGGAGCATGGCCAGCTTGGTTTGGGAAACACGGACGATCAGACATTTCCACAAATAGTCAACATACCCAACAGGAGATCTTTTGCTTCTACTCTAGGCATATATTGTG
- the LOC109704677 gene encoding ultraviolet-B receptor UVR8-like isoform X2, which produces MLFLMTNVFGVFNSFCSDEGHLFMCGDNSFGQLGTGDNQSYNLPVEVLFFASKHVEQIACGMRHTLALVTGDLVYGFGSARHGQIGNSVSKPQKSCNLPEVIQGFGSCKIVGLFANGDHSAALTANGELYIWGRGFSGASNDLHPRLLHSSLRISQVALGWHHAIVLADGEVYMLGGYRHWAASGSHVVNPVRHQSVPSAPCAAVSDVRTLEKVSCLDGERVVQIAAGAEHSALLTERGKIMTWGWGEHGQLGLGNTDDQTFPQIVNIPNRRSFASTLGIYCGSGFTVVTKSA; this is translated from the exons ATGTTGTTTCTCATGACAAACGTGTTTGGTGTTTTCAATTCTTTCTGCTCAGATGAAGGCCACCTGTTTATGTGTGGAGATAATTCATTTGGTCAGCTTGGGACAGGAGATAATCAGTCATATAACCTCCCTGTTGAAGTATTATTCTTCGCTTCAAAGCATGTTGAACAGATAGCATGTGGGATGCGACACACTCTTGCCTTGGTCACTG GTGATTTAGTCTATGGGTTTGGTTCTGCTAGACATGGGCAAATTGGCAATTCTGTGTCTAAGCCTCAAAAATCATGTAATCTTCCTGAAGTAATTCAAGGATTTGGGAGCTGCAAAATAGTGGGTCTTTTCGCCAATGGAGATCACAGTGCTGCATTGACTG CTAATGGAGAGTTATACATCTGGGGAAGAGGATTCAGTGGGGCTTCCAATGACCTTCACCCTCGTCTTCTGCATTCATCCTTGAGGATTTCTCAAGTTGCATTGGGATGGCATCATGCCATAGTACTAGCTG ATGGTGAAGTATATATGCTTGGTGGATACCGTCATTGGGCAGCAAGTGGTTCCCATGTAGTGAATCCTGTGCGGCATCAATCAGTTCCATCTGCTCCATGTGCTGCTGTCTCAGATG TGCGGACGCTAGAGAAGGTATCTTGTCTTGATGGGGAGCGAGTAGTGCAAATTGCTGCAGGCGCTGAGCATTCTGCCCTACTAACAG AGCGAGGAAAGATCATGACATGGGGCTGGGGGGAGCATGGCCAGCTTGGTTTGGGAAACACGGACGATCAGACATTTCCACAAATAGTCAACATACCCAACAGGAGATCTTTTGCTTCTACTCTAGGCATATATTGTGGTAGCGGATTTACAGTTGTGACAAAATCAGcttaa